The following is a genomic window from Mus pahari chromosome 1, PAHARI_EIJ_v1.1, whole genome shotgun sequence.
CTCTACCAAGCTGCTGTGTGGATTAAATGAAATTGTAACTTGCTTAGCGTGGGCTTGGCTTGAGTAAATACTAAGTATATGACAACTCTCCATCAATGCTAGTTTCCTTTAGTTTGTTGGTCTTAAAGGCCAGGGATGCAGCAGTTATATTTACATTCTCCAGTTAGCATCCTTGTAGGTCAGCATCACTGTGTGCTTTCAGATCTGTGCATTTAGAAGCCTAGTCAGATATGTTTGTCTGTACCAAGGCAGTGGGGAGCACCTTTTCTGTGACCTTCAATATTTGCTTAGCAAGTTTCTGCTACTCTTGAGCCAACACCCTCAGGTTGCTCCTTTAGGGCACTGTAGGCAGAGTCTGCCCCAGAAAGAAGTTGTGGTCCTTTGTCCTTCTTGTTCTCATCCCCAGAGCCGAAAGGCCTCCACTAAGGACTCTTGCTTTCCAAACTGATTGTGAACACAGCCTTATCCCACACATTTCTATTCAATCTTGAAGCATAAAAGGATTTATGTCAGTCTAATTAATGCAGAACCCTCCACAGACCAGTTCTTAGGATTTCTGCTGCCCTTAGGCAAATCTGCTTCTGGCAAGTGGCTTTAATCTGACTGTTTGTACTGCTTCTGATGGGTAATCAACGAGATCCCTGGTCTGGTCTTATGCTAAATAGACCAACCTTGGACGCTTACTCAGAGGGAGTTGTTGTGTGTTCCTCACTGTGTGGAATTCATTCTCGGTTGCTCTCTGATGAGAATGAGTAGGTGTACAGAGGTGCATCTCTCAGGCTGTCTCTGACGGCGATGACTTCAATCATCCTGAAGGGAAGCCATGGACTCCCCTTCACAGCCAGTCCCTGTAGAAGGCAGCTGTGGaaatggctttgtttgtttgtttgtttgtttgtttcatttccaGTGTTATAAAAGGGGCCTCAAAGGGAGACATTTGCAGGAATACTCTGAGTCTCATCCTCTGCTAAATTGTTTGGCTCGGTTCGGGGGTGGGTCACTCTGACATGTAAAAtccttgttaaaagaaaaaagcctcCAGGCAGAGATCACAGCATCGATGGGAAAGGTCCATCGGGCTGCATATCCCATGTCTGGCTCCCTCCTGGGTACCTGCCAAAAGTCCAAGTGCATATGCTTCACTCAAACTCGGGGCAGTTTTGCACATGTCTGCTAGTGCTTGGGCCAGCTGTCCTCATGTTCTGGGTGACCACATGTACACTGGAGTATATATCTCTCACTCTCAGTATTCTCTACCCTGATGGCTTTGCCGTGATGTCAGAAAATGCTAAGTTGCTTGAAATTATAACCTGTTCTGTCTTGGGTCCTCAGGCAACCACCACTCCTCTTATGTGCAAGGCAAATGTGGCTGCCATGACAATGGGATGGCCATACCTCTTTGAAGGACATAGATGATGGATGTCCCATGCAGAGGCGACTAGCTTGGCAAGAGAGGCTGCTATGGGTGGGGTACAgagcctcctctcttccttggGAGGCTTTGTTCTTTCAGCATCACACAGAGATTAGGAAGCCGTCCAATCAAGATCCAGGCTCAGCCTCCCTGTTCGGTGTTCTCATCTGCAAAGAGCAGGGGCACCACCCATGGCATGTGCTGACACCATTCTACCCATTCCTGTTTCTCAGTGTGTTATTTTGGAAGGGCTGAAACCTCAGGAACATTGAAAAGAAAGGACAATAGATGCCCATTCAGTAGATGACCACATGCTTGCTTTATTAGTCTCCTCGGGCTGCCATGATAGACTACATCTGCCTGCCAGCTTCACAACAGAGGTATTTTCTCACAGTGCCGGCTGCTGGCAGTTCAGGTTGAGGTGTTGTAGGGCCAGTTTCTGGTGAGGCCTCTCCTTCTGGCTTGCAGAAACCATCTTCTGACTATGTCCTCATGTGGCCCTCCCCTCTGCATATGCAACCctgctgtccctgttcctgtACATGAGGTCTCCAGTCCTCCTGGATTAGGCACCCACCCCATGATCTCATTTAACTTTTCTTCCTAATCCTCAAATAGTCATACTGGAGCCTCGGGCATCAACACAGATTTGAGGGAACATACAGGTCAGCACATATTTCTAAGGGTTTGTGGGTGGTGTATATgccatgtgtgagcatgtgtatgtttgaATGTGCTCACCATGTGAGCATGGAGGGTAGAGGTTGGCATTGAGTCTTTTTCTATTGCTTTccactttgtttctttaattttaatttattttattaaaataagataatCAAAGAAGCATCAGATAACATTATCTTGTcagacacaataaaaacaaaacaaagatgacactcaaaatacatacaaaaactTGTATTCCTGGTTCTCTTCCAGACAATGATGTGACTGGAGACAGGACAGGGCCCACCTTATTTTGGGGAACCAGGTCTCTCATTGGACTTGGAACTGCTGTATTccctagactggctggccagtgaacccctgAGAGCTGCATGATTCTTAGTTGTCTTCTGGTGCTGGGGCTGCACTACAACACTTGGctcctgtgtgggttctggagacccaaagtcaggtcctcatgcttgcttagcAAGCAAGCTCCACACTGAGCCATTACCTAGCCCCAGTCCTATATGTTTTAATAGGAATACACTCCCTGTGGGTCCTGCATGGATGAGAATGCATGTGTTGCCTTGTATGGGAAATTTCCTAGTGGATATGGAGAGTAGAAATCTTCCACTGAATACAATGAGTCTATaggtgcgtgtgtgcgtgtaaTCATTAGCAAAGGTTCTATAAGCTTGCTTTGCTATTTGTTCCTTAAGATGACTCCAAAGCAATGACTTTTTAGAACCCTAGATAGaactggagggatagctcagcatgctctcttgcagaagacccgagGTCAGTTCCCtacacccatgtcaggtggctcactaccacctacaacttcagctccagggaatccaacaacCCTCTGGCTCCCGtgagcactacacacacacacacacacacgcgcacacttATCTGcccatacacataactaaaagtaaaatgtttaaaaattcaaagctTTAGAAAAACTGTATTTCTGTTAACTGTGCCTTAAGTAACTTCTCTCCatgacagaaaatatttaatcatagTATGTCCATAGAATCACAgttataaacaaagcaaaataaaataaaataaaatataccctAGAGAAAGAGCATAGGAAACCTGGAAGGGAGGTGACTAGACTATTACAAGTGGAAAGCACAGAAGGTGTTTTTATAATTCTGTGACAGTCATTAcattgtttataaaattaaaatgcatctgggtgtggtgatatacatctgtaataccagtacttgggagggagaggcaggaagatcagaaatttaaggtcagTCTTAGATAGCGAGTTTCAGCACCcctggactatatgagaccctgtctcaaacccataaaaataaaacaaaagtacacttaaaatatttgagaactGAGCAGCATATTCAAACATAGCACGCAGCAAATTAAATCACATTAACTGGGGGAGGGGTAGGTAAGTGGCTGCAATGCCCTGACTCTGAGCCAAGTTCTCCTCAGTTCTCTGAGTGTGTCATAGTAAGCGCTTTCTCACACATTGCCTAGGCAAGCATATTTCACTTAGGGGGTTATGCCTCACTGTACCACCATAAATTGTGGAAAACTAACGATATTCAAGAGTAGTCCTCGCCAGGTGTGCTGagaaatgcctttaatcccagcactggggggtgggggcagagtcAGATGGATCtctacaagtttgaggtcagcctggtctacaaagtgagttccaggacagccagggctacatattgagaccctatatctaaaacaagacaaaacaaacaaaaaagaataaccTTCAACTTCCAGTCACTGCTTTTCTAACTTATGCCTTTTCACCAAATACCAAAGGATTCCAGAATTTGTTGACCTTtgttactgtctgtctgtctgtctattaaaAATCTCCCTGGGAAGCTGAggaaagtgcttgcctggcaagaaTGAGGGCTGTATTAAGTCCCCAGaatgcacatttaaaaacacaacaggATTGTGGTGTATgcttatacatgcacacacacatgtgcacatgaaagGAAATTTCctacattaaaaaatgttttcaatgaatTTCCATATTGCCCTGTTCATTACTGACCTGCATGGAAAGCCCCATCCCCGGACATTTGAGACTTCTGCAGTGGTTTTTGAAGAAGCAAGGGCATGTCTAACGATTATGGAAGGAGCTGCATGGGGTCAGTATGGTTTTGGTGGAGGCGCCTGGTGGTCTTTCGGTGGGGGTCAGATTGGGGCCATTCTGCCTGGATATGGCTCTATCTTTGGCATCCTATGAGAACCAATGAGACGATTCGTGTTTTCATTGTTGGCAGCACTGGGCTAGGAGGCTCCTGCTCTGCTTCTGAAAGTGTTGCCAGCCTGGACCTGTGCACTGTGTCTCCAGAGGTGACTGAGCAAGGGGAGCACCCCCAGGAAGCCAGGGGCCCAGAAGGTTCTCCACTGCCCAGATCATCTCTGCCCTGGGAACAGCCGTGCCCCTCAGCCTCCATGCCCTTCACTGAAGGCCCCTCAGAAGGTTGCTTGGCCAGCTCAGAAGCAGAAGCACCTGCAGATGGCACCCTCACCAATTACCTTAGGATGGAACCCTCCCCCAACATGCCAGGGAACATCTTACCGACATCCACTCCTGAAGTAGATGGCCCCACACAGCACTCGATGGCTGCCAGAATCCCTAGTACTGAAAGAGACAAAGAGCTGAAGGAAGAGGGATGGAACTCATCCTCCAGTTGCTCTGGCCAATTGCCAGGAACTTCCCTAGTTCCTCTCCAGGAGCCAAGGACAGAGCTGCTGTCTGGAGAGGGCGATGGGCCTCGTGACTTTGAGTTCCAAAGGAAAGAGGATATGGACGACTGTTCCTCCTCAGAGTTAGCAACCAAAGCCCCTGCTGCCACTCAGCCAGGGGTGCAAAACTCAGCTGTCCTTGAGTCTCCCCCCAAACCTGAGACTGTGGTCCCACAAGATTCAGTCCTAAGATcatcagacagagaaagagatggagtgGAGGTTCTGCCTACGTGTTCAGCCAAGAACTTGAAATTTCTCGAAGGCTGCCATCCCTCTAAAAGCAACTCCAGAGCTAACCCTGGAGCGGGAACAAGCACTGCCTCCCAGGAAAGCTGCCAGCAGAAAGTGGAAATGCATCTGCCATATGCAGAACTGCCCTCGGGCCCACTAGGTCTTACCACAGCACCAGCAAACAGTGGCTCCTGGAAAGAGACTCCGGACACCAGCGATGCTCAGAGCCAACCACAGACAGGGACATCAGGAACTGAGCTCCAGCAAGTTGTCcgtgtggcagcaggcagccagcTGGATGGGAGGTTGCTTCTGAGCGCTGAGGCTCCTCTCATCACTAGAACAGAGGAAACTTCAAGTTCAGCTTCATGTCCCACTGCACACCCCGCTGCTTGGAATTCTGTTGCCTCAGAAGAACCTGGGGAGACTGTTTCTGAGACGAAGATATCAGTTTCTGCAGATCTGGCTGCCACAGAACAGATGGATACAGGGGTGGTGGAATTGAAGCCAACATCAGATCTTAGAAAAATGCAAGAACAACCAGAAGGTAGCCTCCAGCAGGTTCCTGCACCTTTCTTGCAGGGGCAAAATGATACAGTCCAACAAGGGCTGTTGCTGTCAACTTTTTCCCATGGCGTTTCAAATGAAAGTTCAGTGGAACCAACTGATGGTTCCAAGGCCCCCAAGAATACTGAAAATAGAGTTGCAGCTAGAGAGGAAAGCAGATCACGTGGAGACAACCTTGAGGGacagcaagaagccaccagagcCCTTGCTGGTGCAGAGCCTGGGAATCATAATGAAGAGAAGTCTCAAGCCTTTCACAGCAAGTCCCATCTGGAGACCAAGAGAGATGAGGTTTCAAAGCCACACAGTAATACAGAGAACAAAATCGTTCCCAGCTCAGACTCCACACGGCCACTTAGACAGGAGGTTGCTGGCCACAGGGATGGGTCCCACTCTGGAGCAGCAGAGGTAGTGGGGCAGGTGGTTGCTGAATCCCATGTGACTGACACAGCTACCTCCCTGCACAAACTCCACGAGGACGACCCCATCCTGTCCTCAGCATCAGATGGCACTGGtgagccctttcttccccaagaagCCATCGGGAAAAGTTCAAGATCTCAGACCAAAAGCCCAGCCATGCTTCAGGACAGGGGAGGGTTGGAAGCAACAGGGTCACTTCCTGCTTTGGAATCTGAGAAAGGCGATTTCCTGCCTGCTACAGCTGTGGAGGAGGTACCcaaagctggggagatggaggaTATATTGGAAGCAAAGAAGAGCCACTCACCCTTGCATCCTCCCTACAGCTGTGACGGGGAAGGCTTGCTGATGTCCCCAGGCCAACCTTGTGGGGTGGAGAAGGTTGAACCTGGACAGGAAGTCCATGCTGTTGCGTCATCTCCCCCCAATGGGAAAGACTCAACAATAGGCCATGGACTTGCTATGCTCAGTCTGGAACAAGACTGTCAGAGAAAACTGTCTTGCCCAGAGGACAGTCTCCCACCACCTCCCAAGAACCCTCTCCAGCCATCTCAACTAGACCCAGAAGCATCCATCCCTGCTATTCTCTATGACAAGGACCAACTACCTACAAATGGGCAAAGGACTTATCAAAGTGGCCCAGGTCTGAAGAAGCAGAGTACAGATCCCTCCTCAATCCCCATGCCCGAGGAAAGGAAGCCTTGGGCAGACGTGAGCTTGTCCACTCAAGGAGGAAATGAACAGGGGTCAGAACTTCCCTCCAAAGGCAGCCCATTCGATACTCCAAGTTCATCACCCAAGGATACAGTTCTGGAAGGAGCAGCAATGTCAGAGATGTCAGAACTGTCAACTCCACTGGGACAAGAGTCACCTGCATTAGGGGGAAATGAGCAAGAGGGCTCAGGCAGCAGTAGACAGCTCTCGGAGATCCTGCCTCCTGCAGCAGCCACCACTCTTACAGAAAACTTGGCTGGGAAGGATAGTCTCTCTACTGGGCAGGGGCTGAGCAAGTCCCAACAGGAGCTGAAGGATGCTTTGCAAACAGGCAGCCAGCGTGAAGAAGCACGTTGTGGGGACTCAGGCATTTCTGAAGCCAGTGAcgtactgcctctgcctcagggctTGGATAAGACAGAGGCAGCAAGTAGAAACAGAGTGGAGGCCCTGCCCTGTCCACCTGACTCAGTAGCTCTCCTGGATGCAGCACACTGCTCTCCAGACCCAGTGTCTACCAATCCCAGAGTCACACCCACCCAGGATGCCCTAGAGAGCGAGGCCTGTGATGAGAGCCAGAAAGAGCCAGCCCCACAGCTGGAAATGGAGCAGCCGGCCCCCTTGGGTACAGAAGCACACAGTCCTCTTGGAAGTTTCCAGAAAGCAGAGGAACGAGATGGTAAAGGTGGATCTGCCGAAGTGAACATCGATGCCAGTGAAGGAGACCCTGGTATGCAGCAGgcttcagaggcaccagaagcTGCTCTGAGTAGTGGCTTCCTTCAGGCTGACCAGAGCCTCGCCTCCACCCTGAGTGAGCCACGCCAACTTGCGCAGCTTGAGCCCAGCTGTGGGGATACCTTGCTGCCGGCTGGAGAATCAGACGGGATTCCTAGAAGTTCTGTGGATGTTCTGACACACCACACTGTTTCAGGCCCACGGAGCCTTCTGTTGGCTGAACCACCTGACACCCCTTACCTGCATATCAATAGTGCTGCCAGGAAGGATGCAGAAGATGGTAGCACTGGAGGAGCCATTTCCTCTGAGGACCCCGGAGCCCCTTATGAAAGTCCTGTAAAGGAGCCTCCACCTGCTTTGGAAAATGACACCCTTGAAAAGAAGCCTGCTGTCTCCTTCACCACAGTCTTGCAACCAGGAACTGCAGATGGGGACATCTCTGCAGCAGGGGATGGTAATGGTATCCCCCAAACTGGAACCACTGGGGGACACGTGAGTCTCATGCCCTACCTGGACAGGATGCCTCTCCCGGTTAGAGACGAGCAGATGGCAAGGGAGATGCATGTGACTGCTGCTCCAGAAGCAAATGCCAGAGCCTCCGAGATCACAGCATGCCCTGCCAGTGAGGACTcagcaggagagacagaggggaacagggagaggCCAGTAGAACTTACCCCAGATCTGAGGGTTGTTGCATCAGGTAGCGAGGGTGCAAGCTCCAAGCAGAACAGCATAATAGTGGGGCTTCCTGACTTTAGGGAGCACATTACCAAGATCTTTGAGCAGTCTGTGCTTGGAGCCCTGACAGCTGATCGGCCCCATAGTAAAAAGTCAGGAGTTCCAAGGAGTGTGCTGTTTGAGGGTCCTGATGTCTCACTGAACTCAGAGAAGCTTCTAGATGGAGCACAAGGAGTGGCCGCTGCCCTTCTCCCTGTATCTCCTGCAGGACTCCAGGTTGAGAAGAAGCAAGAGTCAGCTGTTGAGGCTGAGGGTTCTCATCAAGTACCCCAGGAGCCAGTGCCAGAGCAGGTGATGGGTCTGGTGGGGACAGCCTTGGAGGAGAGCAGGCCAGGTGCCAGTGTTGAAGGAGAGAGGACTGGAGAGCCTGTCCAGGGAGCTCAGGCTCACTCACAGCAGGCAAGAAGCAGGCAGGAACTAGCAGTGGGCTTTCCCTCTTCTGCAGAAAGAGCCCCTGGCTTCCCCATGGCTCCCCAGAGCCATGCAGATGTAGATGAGGCTTCTGCTCAAGGTGACAAAAGCCATTCCATAAAAGAGCAGCTGGAAACATTGCCCAGCAACAGTCAACACAGAGAAGATGATACCGGGGACCCTACTCACACCAAGGGTCTAAGCAATCTATCAGGATCCCCCTGTGCCCTGAATGGCTCTTCTCATGGGAGTGTTTTGAACGTGCCTGAATCTAACAGTGAGCCCCTGATCCCTTCCACACTTGAGGGTAAAAGACAGATGGAAGCTGCTGTCAGTACTGCAGACATGAAAAATATGCTGGGCAACCAGGATGCCTCCAAAATGTTGGCTGGAGAAGTATTGACTGCTCCCCTGGATCCCGGCAAAGTGGCAGGAGCTGCTGAGGAAGCAGAAGGTGATGTCACACCAAGCAGGGCTGAGACGTGGGCATGTGTGTCTGGTGACCTCCTTGAAACAGGTACTACGAGGATGCTTCCCGGTGTGGCAGGTGACTCAGCACAGCCTGGGAGCTGTCAGGACTCAGGATGCTCCAACAGGGCTCAAGTGATGGAGGACACAGCCACCCTTCAAGGGGACAGCCAGGTTGAAGACCAGCAGGCCAAGGAACAGCTGGGCCCTCAGCTCCCTGCTCTTGTAGGGCATGAGAAGCTGAGAATCTCTTCCCCTCCAGAGCCCGATGAAAGCAAAGATGAGAAGCTGCACCTCTTGGCTCCAGAAGAACTCCTCACTGACAGGTACTTGGGTGCAATGCCTATAGGCTCAGATCCAGTATGATCCCTACCCTCATGCTAAGTGAATCAAACAGACAGGCGATTTTTTCAGGAGGCCCAGTTTCATGTGTGCGAAGGGTTAAGTGGCCCCATTTACCCTCTCTGGATGTGTTAAGATTTTGAAAAGGGGTGGGAGTGTTTGGAGGCATGGGAGCTATTTGGACGGCACATCTTTCCTTGTGCTTTGATTCATCTAAAACCACTGGAAAAGCATGAAGCGTTGACTGGCTGTGCGTGATTGGGTGGTAGGCTGCAGGCAGTCATGTTTTCTGGAGTGCAGACACAGCTGCCTTCAAATGTGGAATCGTTTAGGTGCAAGGGCCCTATGTGATTCAAAGCAGCTCCAagctcctggctgccttctcttcttcctaaagcttccttctcttcttcctaatGTTGGTGTAGTGACCACAGAGTCTTCATTGGGACATGTGCTTTTTAACATAGGATTTTGGCTCTCTCCAAGTATCTGACCCTAGCAAccactttctttccttgtctcAGAAAGAGCCCAGGACCTGGCTCGGCCACTTTACCTTCAGTTCCTGAGACATGCGTTCCAAAAGGCTTCTCAGAAAAAGCTAGAGATTTGGGAGGAGCAGAAAGGTCAGTGACACAAAGCCCGTGGCACCTTCCTTAGATGCGTCGTTGACTTCCTGAAGGATAGTAGTGTTGTTTGAGGGTatctcacatagctcaggctagcctcgaatccATCAAACTGAGGATGactgaactcctggtcctctgtAGACATGTTCCCCCATACTAGGCTGAGAGCAGATTTTCTGAGTGTGCTGTTATGTATGAGAGGAAGCCAGGGGTGGAGAGACACATCTGTAGTCCCAACATTTAggatcagaggcaggagaatccggAGTTTGGGGCTCAGCTACatttaagaccctgtctcaagtgtGCGGGGAGGTGGGGCAGATAACCATTTCTACCCTACGTGCACTTCAGTCGTGCAGTTCCTTAGTAATGATTCAGAGCAGCATTGTTAGCAGAAGAGATGCTTGCTTTCATACCTGGGCTTTACCTTTAAAATCAAAACGACTCTTCTAAGCTATAATCCACACAACATATAATTCACTCATTTAAAGTCTACATACACATTTAAAGTCtactccacacacagacacaagacacacactgtgtgtgagagacacactctgtgtgtgtgtgagtgtgtgtgtgtgtgtgtgtgtgtgagagagagagagagagagagagagagagagagagagagagagagaatgtgtgttagAGTCTAAATTAGTACCTGTGTCTCCTACCAACAGCTGTGGGTGTTTTTGCAAATTATTTGATTCATATTTTCACATGCTGAAAGAATGCCTGGTCACCTGTTTTTTGGAGTCTCAACACTTCCCCCAGCTCCCAGCTGCTCCTGCTGCCCCACAAGGACGACTCCTGTGACTCTGGGCTAGCACATGTGGCCTGAGCTGTCCAAACAGATTTCACGTGAACCATCTCCTGCAGCACTCACTGGCATGCAGCTCTTGCATTCCAGCTTTAGGCGTAGGAAGAATATCTGTGTAGCCAGGAAATCTCTTCTGTCCCACAAGTCTGTACCAATCCCTTCCTTCTCGGCATCCACGGGCTTTTTATCATCTTCCTGGGGAAGCTCGGGGCCCGGCTTAGAGGAGTCCCATAAATAGTTCATGAGTCAGTGTTTAAATCACTTCagaatttaaaatagtattttctgaGTAAATACTAGAAATtagggtgttttggtttttttttctgccacattTGTAAAGTatagaaaaccagaaagaaaagagggagcagagaggtgGCCCCGTTGTTAAGAGCCTATACTACTGTTCTTACACAGGACCGGAGTTCTGTTCCCGGCAGTGGCTCaggaccacctgtaactctggctccaaggGCTCTGATTCCCTTTTTTGGCTTCCAAGGCACCTATACTCATATCCACATACCCaaccacatatgtacatataattaaaagtaaaaataagtcttaagaaaaagaattacgattactgggcagtggtggcacatgcctttaatgctagaacttgagaggcagagaccgGTATCCGTGAGTTaggagcctggtctacagaatgagttccaagacaggcaAGGAAACACCGTTGTTACTGTTAGTTAGAATCATAGAATAATTTCACCTATTGAAAtatttaggcattttttttcctctgccatCAAAACTCTTTACAAATCTCTTAATGGCAGTCAGAACAGAATGATTGATCCCAATCTTCACAGACACAGGA
Proteins encoded in this region:
- the Tacc2 gene encoding transforming acidic coiled-coil-containing protein 2, with translation MGNENSTSDHQEDAASHNTILWPPSPDPPQRTSSVQSPRPLQPPGNSQSLQKQQGDLPGSGTASTGLGGSCSASESVASLDLCTVSPEVTEQGEHPQEARGPEGSPLPRSSLPWEQPCPSASMPFTEGPSEGCLASSEAEAPADGTLTNYLRMEPSPNMPGNILPTSTPEVDGPTQHSMAARIPSTERDKELKEEGWNSSSSCSGQLPGTSLVPLQEPRTELLSGEGDGPRDFEFQRKEDMDDCSSSELATKAPAATQPGVQNSAVLESPPKPETVVPQDSVLRSSDRERDGVEVLPTCSAKNLKFLEGCHPSKSNSRANPGAGTSTASQESCQQKVEMHLPYAELPSGPLGLTTAPANSGSWKETPDTSDAQSQPQTGTSGTELQQVVRVAAGSQLDGRLLLSAEAPLITRTEETSSSASCPTAHPAAWNSVASEEPGETVSETKISVSADLAATEQMDTGVVELKPTSDLRKMQEQPEGSLQQVPAPFLQGQNDTVQQGLLLSTFSHGVSNESSVEPTDGSKAPKNTENRVAAREESRSRGDNLEGQQEATRALAGAEPGNHNEEKSQAFHSKSHLETKRDEVSKPHSNTENKIVPSSDSTRPLRQEVAGHRDGSHSGAAEVVGQVVAESHVTDTATSLHKLHEDDPILSSASDGTGEPFLPQEAIGKSSRSQTKSPAMLQDRGGLEATGSLPALESEKGDFLPATAVEEVPKAGEMEDILEAKKSHSPLHPPYSCDGEGLLMSPGQPCGVEKVEPGQEVHAVASSPPNGKDSTIGHGLAMLSLEQDCQRKLSCPEDSLPPPPKNPLQPSQLDPEASIPAILYDKDQLPTNGQRTYQSGPGLKKQSTDPSSIPMPEERKPWADVSLSTQGGNEQGSELPSKGSPFDTPSSSPKDTVLEGAAMSEMSELSTPLGQESPALGGNEQEGSGSSRQLSEILPPAAATTLTENLAGKDSLSTGQGLSKSQQELKDALQTGSQREEARCGDSGISEASDVLPLPQGLDKTEAASRNRVEALPCPPDSVALLDAAHCSPDPVSTNPRVTPTQDALESEACDESQKEPAPQLEMEQPAPLGTEAHSPLGSFQKAEERDGKGGSAEVNIDASEGDPGMQQASEAPEAALSSGFLQADQSLASTLSEPRQLAQLEPSCGDTLLPAGESDGIPRSSVDVLTHHTVSGPRSLLLAEPPDTPYLHINSAARKDAEDGSTGGAISSEDPGAPYESPVKEPPPALENDTLEKKPAVSFTTVLQPGTADGDISAAGDGNGIPQTGTTGGHVSLMPYLDRMPLPVRDEQMAREMHVTAAPEANARASEITACPASEDSAGETEGNRERPVELTPDLRVVASGSEGASSKQNSIIVGLPDFREHITKIFEQSVLGALTADRPHSKKSGVPRSVLFEGPDVSLNSEKLLDGAQGVAAALLPVSPAGLQVEKKQESAVEAEGSHQVPQEPVPEQVMGLVGTALEESRPGASVEGERTGEPVQGAQAHSQQARSRQELAVGFPSSAERAPGFPMAPQSHADVDEASAQGDKSHSIKEQLETLPSNSQHREDDTGDPTHTKGLSNLSGSPCALNGSSHGSVLNVPESNSEPLIPSTLEGKRQMEAAVSTADMKNMLGNQDASKMLAGEVLTAPLDPGKVAGAAEEAEGDVTPSRAETWACVSGDLLETGTTRMLPGVAGDSAQPGSCQDSGCSNRAQVMEDTATLQGDSQVEDQQAKEQLGPQLPALVGHEKLRISSPPEPDESKDEKLHLLAPEELLTDSIPGTDDVIQPAAPADLGHPPLADSSHHGDTVSSVSTHLTVQSASPSAARASPAPLAPEHTASASSAAGPGVEVTPTASRQDLAKNIPRSSDSEEAFETPESTTPVKAPPAPPPPPPEVTPEPEVIDPPAPEEPGCTSEPVVVPDGPRSESVEGSPFRPSHSSSAVFDEDKPIASSGTYNLDFDSIELVDNFQSLEPCSADFKECKVSTRRKSTESVPPSKSTLSRSLSLQASDFDGASCPGSPEAGTLTTDACGTGSNSASSTLKRTKKTRPPSLKKKQATKKPTETPPVKETQQEPGEESPVPSEEHLAPETKTESTTPEGTGCTLSEETPLEPPAVPTATCPLTLESAEDVSPLVSGGGRVQNSPPIGRKSVPLTTASEAVEGTLSDSGGQEELPAKGLSVRLEFDYSEDKGSWETQQENAPPTKKIGKKPVAKMPLRRPKMKKTPEKLDNTPASPPRSPTEPSDTPIAKGTYTFDIDKWDDPNFNPFSSTSKMQESPKLSQQSYSFDPEACEESLDPFKASSKTPSSPSKSPASFEIPASTMEADGDGLNKPAKKKKTPLKTDTFRVKKSPKRSPLSDPPSQDPTPAATPEAPPAISTVVHATDEEKLAVTSQKWTCMTVDLDADKQDFPQPSDLSNFVNETKFNSPSEGKQLGGQPDPHLALENTVPRGQRARKDTCQPELDYRNSYEIEYMEKLGSSLPQDDDTPKKQALYLMFDTPQESPIKSPPVRMSESPTPCSGSSFEDTEALVNAATKLQHPVARGLPSNQEPLLQVPEKPSQKELEAMALGTPAEAIDITAPEGAFASADALLSRLAHPASLCGALGYLEPDLAEKNPPVFAQKLQEELEFAVMRIEALKLARQIALASRSRQDTKREAAHPPDVSISKTALYSRIGPTETAGRYLLCTVLDRGLYARRRNLVMSSGMSAEVCLCPSSRKIVAEYEKTIAQMIEDEQREKSISHQTVQQLVLEKEQALADLNSVEKSLADLFRRYEKMKEVLEGFRKNEEVLKKCAQEYLSRVKKEEQRYQALKVHAEEKLDRANAEIAQVRGKAQQEQAAYQASLRKEQLRVDALERTLEQKNKEIEELTKICDELIAKMGKS